The proteins below come from a single Acinonyx jubatus isolate Ajub_Pintada_27869175 chromosome A1, VMU_Ajub_asm_v1.0, whole genome shotgun sequence genomic window:
- the F2RL2 gene encoding proteinase-activated receptor 3 isoform X2, with the protein MKALIFVAAGVMLLSPTFCQSGMANDFHNLAKPTLPIKTFRGVPPNSFEEFPLSAIEGWTGTTTTVKINCPEERVSNLHVNNATMGYLSSSLSTKLIPAIYILVFVVGVPANAVTLWMLLFRTRSICMNIFYTNLATADFLFCITLPFKIAYHLNGNNWVFGEVMCRATTVIFYGNMYCSILLLACISISRYLAIVHPFTYRGLPKRTYTLLTCGLVWATVFLYMLPFFILKQEYYLVQQDITTCHDVHNTCESSSPFQLYYFISLAFFGFLIPFVVIIYCYTAIIRTLNAYDHRWLWYVKASLLILLIFTICFAPSNIILIIHHANYYYNNTDGLYFVYLIALCLGSLNSCLDPLLYFLMSKIRDHSTVYLTMVKSP; encoded by the exons ATGAAAGCCCTCATCTTTGTAGCTGCTGGAGTCATGCTTCTGTCGCCCACTTTTTGTCAAAGCG GCATGGCAAATGACTTCCACAACTTGGCAAAACCAACCTTACCTATTAAGACCTTCCGTGGGGTTCCCCCAAATTCTTTTGAAGAATTCCCCCTTTCTGCCATAGAAGGCTGGACAGGAACTACCACAACTGTAAAAATTAACTGCCCAGAAGAAAGGGTTTCAAATCTCCACGTGAATAATGCTACCATGGGGTACCTGAGCAGCTCCTTAAGTACCAAACTGATACCAGCCATCTACATCCTGGTGTTTGTAGTAGGTGTGCCAGCCAATGCAGTGACCCTGTGGATGCTCCTCTTCAGGACCAGATCCATCTGTATGAACATCTTCTACACCAACCTGGCCACGGCAGACTTTCTTTTTTGCATCACACTGCCCTTTAAGATAGCTTACCACCTCAATGGGAACAACTGGGTATTTGGAGAGGTGATGTGCCGGGCCACCACAGTCATCTTCTATGGCAACATGTACTGCTCCATTCTGCTCCTCGCCTGCATTAGTATCAGCCGCTACCTAGCCATTGTCCATCCTTTCACATACCGAGGTCTGCCCAAGCGTACCTACACCTTGCTGACATGTGGACTGGTGTGGGCAACGGTTTTCTTATACATGCTGCCATTCTTCATCCTGAAGCAGGAATATTACCTTGTCCAGCAGGACATCACCACTTGCCATGATGTCCACAACACATGCGAGTCCTCATCACCCTTCCAACTCTACTACTTCATATCCTTGGCATTCTTTGGATTCTTAATTCCCTTTGTGGTCATTATCTACTGCTACACAGCCATCATTCGGACGCTTAATGCATATGATCACAGATGGTTGTGGTATGTTAAAGCGAGTCTCCTCATTCTTTTGATTTTCACCATTTGCTTTGCTCCAAGCAATATTATACTCATTATTCACCACGCTAACTACTACTACAACAATACTGATGGCTTATATTTTGTCTATCTCATAGCTTTGTGCCTTGGGAGCCTGAATAGTTGCCTAGATccactcctttattttcttatgtcAAAAATCAGAGATCACTCCACTGTTTACCTTACAATGGTGAAATCACCTTAG
- the F2RL2 gene encoding proteinase-activated receptor 3 isoform X1 produces the protein MKALIFVAAGVMLLSPTFCQSVAGMANDFHNLAKPTLPIKTFRGVPPNSFEEFPLSAIEGWTGTTTTVKINCPEERVSNLHVNNATMGYLSSSLSTKLIPAIYILVFVVGVPANAVTLWMLLFRTRSICMNIFYTNLATADFLFCITLPFKIAYHLNGNNWVFGEVMCRATTVIFYGNMYCSILLLACISISRYLAIVHPFTYRGLPKRTYTLLTCGLVWATVFLYMLPFFILKQEYYLVQQDITTCHDVHNTCESSSPFQLYYFISLAFFGFLIPFVVIIYCYTAIIRTLNAYDHRWLWYVKASLLILLIFTICFAPSNIILIIHHANYYYNNTDGLYFVYLIALCLGSLNSCLDPLLYFLMSKIRDHSTVYLTMVKSP, from the exons ATGAAAGCCCTCATCTTTGTAGCTGCTGGAGTCATGCTTCTGTCGCCCACTTTTTGTCAAAGCG TTGCAGGCATGGCAAATGACTTCCACAACTTGGCAAAACCAACCTTACCTATTAAGACCTTCCGTGGGGTTCCCCCAAATTCTTTTGAAGAATTCCCCCTTTCTGCCATAGAAGGCTGGACAGGAACTACCACAACTGTAAAAATTAACTGCCCAGAAGAAAGGGTTTCAAATCTCCACGTGAATAATGCTACCATGGGGTACCTGAGCAGCTCCTTAAGTACCAAACTGATACCAGCCATCTACATCCTGGTGTTTGTAGTAGGTGTGCCAGCCAATGCAGTGACCCTGTGGATGCTCCTCTTCAGGACCAGATCCATCTGTATGAACATCTTCTACACCAACCTGGCCACGGCAGACTTTCTTTTTTGCATCACACTGCCCTTTAAGATAGCTTACCACCTCAATGGGAACAACTGGGTATTTGGAGAGGTGATGTGCCGGGCCACCACAGTCATCTTCTATGGCAACATGTACTGCTCCATTCTGCTCCTCGCCTGCATTAGTATCAGCCGCTACCTAGCCATTGTCCATCCTTTCACATACCGAGGTCTGCCCAAGCGTACCTACACCTTGCTGACATGTGGACTGGTGTGGGCAACGGTTTTCTTATACATGCTGCCATTCTTCATCCTGAAGCAGGAATATTACCTTGTCCAGCAGGACATCACCACTTGCCATGATGTCCACAACACATGCGAGTCCTCATCACCCTTCCAACTCTACTACTTCATATCCTTGGCATTCTTTGGATTCTTAATTCCCTTTGTGGTCATTATCTACTGCTACACAGCCATCATTCGGACGCTTAATGCATATGATCACAGATGGTTGTGGTATGTTAAAGCGAGTCTCCTCATTCTTTTGATTTTCACCATTTGCTTTGCTCCAAGCAATATTATACTCATTATTCACCACGCTAACTACTACTACAACAATACTGATGGCTTATATTTTGTCTATCTCATAGCTTTGTGCCTTGGGAGCCTGAATAGTTGCCTAGATccactcctttattttcttatgtcAAAAATCAGAGATCACTCCACTGTTTACCTTACAATGGTGAAATCACCTTAG